A window of the Thermogemmatispora onikobensis genome harbors these coding sequences:
- a CDS encoding aldo/keto reductase: MEYRTLGRTGLRVSRLCLGTMQWGWTVDEPTAFAIMDAFVERGGNFFDTADLYTRWIPGKRGGESEEIIGRWLRARGNRSQVVIATKVYHPMGEGPNDRGLSRKHIIEAVEASLRRLQTDYLDLYLAHAFDAETPIEETLRAFDDLQRSGKVRYIGASNYPAWRLVEALWCARYERTARYEVLEPHYNLVHRAEFEQELQTICLQYGLGVIPYSPLAGGFLGGSYRRGEGRQSARAAAVLGRYDQEQAWRTLETVQAVAEETQATPAAVALAWLLAQPAVTAPIIGASQPAHLEDGFAALTLQLAPEQLARLSTVSQGL, translated from the coding sequence ATGGAGTACCGCACACTTGGACGAACTGGCTTACGGGTCTCACGCCTCTGCCTGGGCACCATGCAATGGGGCTGGACGGTCGATGAGCCAACAGCCTTCGCTATCATGGATGCCTTCGTTGAGCGCGGAGGCAATTTCTTCGATACCGCCGATCTCTATACGCGCTGGATTCCGGGCAAGCGCGGCGGCGAGTCCGAGGAGATCATTGGGCGCTGGCTGCGTGCACGCGGCAATCGCAGTCAGGTGGTGATTGCCACCAAGGTCTATCATCCGATGGGCGAGGGACCAAACGACCGCGGCCTCTCGCGCAAGCACATTATAGAGGCCGTTGAGGCCTCGCTACGCCGCTTACAGACCGACTATCTCGATCTCTATCTGGCTCACGCCTTCGACGCGGAGACGCCGATTGAGGAGACGTTGCGTGCCTTCGACGATCTGCAGCGCAGCGGCAAGGTACGCTATATTGGCGCTTCCAATTATCCGGCCTGGCGCCTGGTCGAGGCGCTCTGGTGCGCGCGCTATGAGCGCACGGCCCGCTATGAGGTGTTGGAACCACACTACAATCTGGTTCATCGCGCCGAGTTTGAGCAGGAGCTACAGACGATCTGCCTGCAGTATGGCCTTGGCGTGATCCCTTATAGCCCCCTGGCTGGTGGCTTCCTCGGCGGCAGCTACCGCCGCGGCGAGGGCCGCCAGAGTGCGCGCGCTGCCGCTGTCCTGGGGCGCTACGATCAAGAGCAGGCCTGGCGCACCCTGGAAACGGTCCAGGCTGTCGCCGAGGAGACCCAGGCTACGCCCGCAGCGGTGGCCCTGGCCTGGCTGCTGGCGCAGCCGGCGGTGACCGCGCCGATTATCGGCGCCAGCCAACCGGCTCATCTGGAGGACGGCTTTGCCGCTCTGACGCTCCAGCTCGCGCCGGAGCAGTTGGCTCGCCTGAGTACGGTCTCACAGGGCCTCTAG
- a CDS encoding DMT family transporter, which yields MHSTKAGEARAAFSLIVTLLLWASAFAGIRAGLQSYSPGALILLRFLVASLALALYALLTRMRLPAWRDLPGLLVLGLIGITGYHAGLTFGELTVNAGTASFLVASVPCFTALLALLVLRERLTLWGWLGITISVVGVTIISLGGKEGLHFTPGALLVLLASLCESVYFIVQKRYMQRYSSSEMTAYTMWAGTLFMLPFAPALLHDWPQATPAATLAVVYLGLFPAAIAYGTWAFTLARLPASLATSFLNISPLLALAISWLWLHEAPTLLELLGGLIVIVGVLLVNTRGKVPSARAGQQASSPLQAGIETEMCTAESCRVGD from the coding sequence ATGCATTCGACCAAAGCGGGCGAGGCCCGGGCCGCCTTCTCGCTGATCGTCACCCTGCTACTGTGGGCCTCGGCCTTCGCCGGCATTCGCGCAGGTCTGCAGAGCTACTCGCCCGGTGCCCTCATCCTGCTGCGTTTTCTCGTCGCCTCGCTGGCCCTGGCACTCTATGCCCTGCTCACGCGCATGCGCCTGCCCGCCTGGCGCGACCTGCCCGGCCTGCTTGTGCTCGGCCTGATAGGCATCACCGGTTACCACGCTGGCCTGACCTTCGGTGAGCTGACCGTCAACGCCGGCACAGCCAGCTTCCTGGTGGCCTCGGTCCCCTGCTTCACGGCCTTGCTGGCCCTGCTCGTACTGCGCGAACGCCTGACGCTCTGGGGCTGGCTGGGCATCACCATCAGCGTCGTAGGCGTCACCATTATCTCACTTGGTGGCAAGGAGGGTCTCCACTTCACCCCCGGCGCCCTGCTGGTGCTGCTCGCCTCGCTCTGCGAAAGCGTCTACTTTATCGTCCAGAAACGCTACATGCAGCGCTATAGCAGCAGCGAGATGACGGCCTACACGATGTGGGCTGGAACACTCTTTATGCTGCCTTTCGCGCCAGCCTTGCTACACGATTGGCCCCAGGCGACACCGGCGGCGACGCTGGCGGTAGTCTATCTGGGCCTCTTCCCGGCGGCCATCGCTTACGGTACCTGGGCCTTCACTCTGGCTCGCCTGCCAGCCTCGTTGGCCACAAGCTTTCTCAATATTTCCCCGCTTCTGGCCCTGGCGATTTCCTGGCTCTGGCTGCACGAAGCTCCCACACTGCTCGAACTGCTCGGAGGACTGATAGTCATTGTGGGGGTCTTGCTGGTGAATACGCGCGGCAAGGTGCCGTCGGCCCGCGCGGGGCAGCAGGCTTCCTCTCCTCTCCAGGCTGGCATTGAGACCGAGATGTGCACTGCGGAGAGCTGCCGCGTCGGCGACTGA
- a CDS encoding 5'-methylthioadenosine/S-adenosylhomocysteine nucleosidase family protein, translating into MGEHKEEQRVLIVTALSLEAREVQSHLSSLSRLLLATDSQYEIGEFRDTRGSCEVILKESGQLNKTCSAVTARAIVETRPGLAILIGVAGSLRDAIPGDVVVPELIYDYESGKVAEHFLPRPRPHRPDAHLLDLARSIARSESWLQRLPSIPQPRPACYTKPLVAGDILLTSKASGLYHFIRTYYSDAVAVAMEDTGFMEAAYRTQTPAIVVRGISDQLDDKQERDAQGYQRLAMSHACAFAFELLSQWLPPSTQPAPETPPVGPESSTTALPSNATPLPIFLQQLPAHKGLLGEALNMLLTSPMIYKDQCRHYCQQLQRLATQLQQVLMNPPADRALRLRLDNLAQAVKELQQAVEHLRQCCPPGDTRQEQRAYQGAFQQTCHSLQKALECLERLSESQDKRPL; encoded by the coding sequence ATGGGAGAGCACAAGGAAGAACAACGTGTACTGATCGTCACAGCCCTGTCACTAGAGGCCCGGGAAGTGCAGAGCCATCTGAGTTCCTTGAGCCGTCTCTTGCTTGCCACGGACAGCCAGTATGAAATTGGAGAGTTCCGGGACACCAGGGGGAGCTGCGAAGTGATCCTTAAGGAGAGTGGGCAGCTGAACAAGACCTGTTCAGCCGTGACAGCACGTGCTATTGTGGAAACCAGGCCAGGGTTGGCCATACTGATCGGCGTTGCCGGTAGTCTACGCGACGCGATCCCAGGCGACGTGGTTGTACCTGAGCTGATCTACGACTACGAATCGGGCAAGGTAGCCGAGCACTTTCTGCCTCGCCCACGTCCCCACCGTCCTGATGCGCATTTGCTTGATCTTGCTCGCAGCATCGCCCGTAGCGAGAGTTGGCTGCAGCGCCTCCCATCCATTCCTCAGCCGAGGCCTGCATGCTACACTAAACCGCTCGTTGCTGGCGACATCTTACTGACCTCCAAAGCTTCGGGCCTCTACCACTTTATCCGCACCTACTATAGCGATGCGGTTGCCGTGGCGATGGAGGACACCGGCTTCATGGAGGCCGCTTATCGGACCCAGACCCCGGCTATTGTAGTGCGAGGAATCTCCGATCAGCTTGACGACAAGCAAGAGCGCGACGCTCAAGGCTATCAGCGGCTGGCCATGTCCCATGCCTGTGCCTTTGCCTTCGAGCTGCTGTCTCAGTGGCTCCCCCCCAGTACCCAGCCAGCCCCTGAGACGCCGCCTGTCGGTCCCGAGTCCTCCACAACAGCTCTTCCATCCAACGCCACCCCTTTGCCAATCTTTCTGCAGCAGCTTCCTGCCCACAAGGGGCTACTCGGCGAGGCCCTGAATATGCTCTTGACTTCTCCTATGATCTATAAGGATCAATGTCGGCACTACTGCCAGCAACTCCAGAGACTGGCTACGCAGTTGCAACAGGTTTTGATGAACCCTCCCGCTGATCGCGCCCTGCGCCTGCGCCTCGATAATCTCGCTCAGGCCGTCAAGGAGCTTCAACAGGCTGTCGAGCACCTGCGTCAGTGCTGCCCTCCCGGAGACACTCGACAGGAGCAGCGCGCTTACCAGGGGGCCTTCCAGCAGACGTGCCACTCCCTTCAAAAGGCCCTGGAGTGCCTGGAGCGCCTGTCTGAGTCACAAGACAAGCGTCCTCTTTAA
- a CDS encoding ferritin-like domain-containing protein, which translates to MQTSIDRSSPRKAQGRRRFLQRATVGLGLAAGGLALFESGARPLAVRAQGALSERLITIDDAVTQILSIARTAEQLAVTFYSNGIANASALGLSGDDLAYLKAALVEEQIHQQFFTANGGQSLADTFSFPKGAQTFSDLKTFIETQQQLEGVFDSAFLAAIKEFAAMGRPDLAQVAGQIACIEAEHRALGRVIGGLSPADNWAFTPVLIATVADAPQVVQDAGYLSPTEGNSYRYHEVSTEDAGVEQRVPFVASSGVGRG; encoded by the coding sequence ATGCAGACCTCTATCGATCGTAGCTCTCCGCGCAAGGCGCAAGGGCGTCGGCGCTTTCTCCAGAGGGCCACTGTTGGCCTGGGGCTGGCCGCCGGTGGCCTGGCCCTGTTTGAGAGCGGCGCCAGGCCGCTGGCGGTGCGGGCTCAGGGAGCGCTGTCCGAGCGGCTCATCACCATCGATGATGCCGTCACGCAGATTCTCTCGATCGCCCGCACAGCCGAACAACTGGCCGTTACCTTCTACAGCAACGGCATCGCCAATGCCAGTGCGCTGGGCCTCAGCGGCGACGATCTGGCCTATCTCAAGGCGGCCCTGGTCGAAGAGCAGATCCACCAGCAGTTTTTCACAGCCAACGGAGGCCAGTCGCTGGCTGACACCTTCAGCTTCCCCAAAGGGGCCCAGACCTTCAGCGACCTCAAAACCTTTATTGAGACCCAACAGCAGCTAGAGGGGGTCTTTGACTCGGCCTTCCTGGCAGCCATCAAAGAGTTTGCCGCGATGGGGCGGCCCGATCTCGCTCAGGTGGCCGGGCAGATCGCCTGTATTGAGGCCGAGCATCGCGCCCTTGGGCGCGTCATCGGCGGCCTAAGCCCTGCTGATAACTGGGCTTTCACGCCCGTGCTCATCGCCACGGTAGCCGACGCCCCCCAGGTGGTCCAGGACGCTGGCTATCTCAGCCCCACCGAAGGGAACAGCTATCGCTATCATGAGGTGAGCACCGAGGACGCCGGCGTCGAACAGCGCGTCCCCTTTGTGGCCAGCAGCGGCGTCGGTCGCGGCTAA
- a CDS encoding phosphorylase family protein, whose amino-acid sequence MAVNLFYLCARSDDDERLLDQLKTFLRPLRTAGLIDDWEPRQLRAGQLVREELRRRLSAADIILVLLSPDLLNDPFYPELRQLAWERHQREPGRVRLFPVKLRECPYELEPFADLVIFPPNGRALHALPPAQREKELKNLALQIRMLAEELAAGEGGQERPGPAAAPVATSFGPVSQAGGSQTAESRRSGSTLSAQRCDVLLVTATDVEVRAVREIALREWGARFERQYGRIETYYFLGEIGGAATWLLRTEMGTLGAGGATLAVSEAIRSLKPAAVIMVGIAFGLRPDEQQLGDILVSRQLMSYEPQRVGSGAHGEMVLVPRGDRATASPRLLSRFRDAKLDWNGAEPHFGLLLSGEKLVDHPDLLKQLLAIEPEAIGGEMEGAGLYAAAMRERCEWIVVKAICDWGDGHKRENKAENQRRAADNAARFVLSVLGSGGLKPS is encoded by the coding sequence GTGGCTGTCAACCTCTTCTATCTCTGCGCGCGCAGCGATGACGATGAGCGCCTGCTCGATCAGCTGAAGACCTTCCTCCGCCCGCTGCGCACAGCCGGGCTGATCGACGACTGGGAGCCGCGGCAGCTCCGTGCCGGGCAACTGGTGCGTGAGGAACTCCGTCGTCGCCTGAGCGCCGCAGACATCATCTTGGTGCTCTTAAGCCCCGATCTGCTCAATGATCCGTTCTACCCGGAGCTACGGCAACTTGCCTGGGAGCGTCATCAGCGTGAGCCTGGGCGTGTGCGTCTCTTTCCTGTGAAGCTGCGGGAATGCCCTTACGAGCTAGAGCCGTTTGCCGATCTGGTCATTTTCCCTCCCAATGGGCGAGCGCTGCACGCCCTCCCGCCGGCGCAGCGCGAAAAGGAGCTGAAAAATCTGGCCTTACAAATTCGCATGCTGGCTGAGGAGCTGGCTGCCGGCGAAGGAGGGCAGGAGAGACCTGGGCCGGCGGCAGCGCCTGTGGCTACCTCCTTTGGGCCTGTCTCCCAGGCGGGCGGGAGCCAGACGGCGGAGAGTCGCCGCAGCGGCTCGACGCTCTCCGCTCAGCGCTGCGATGTTCTGCTCGTGACGGCCACCGATGTCGAGGTGCGAGCTGTGCGCGAGATTGCCCTGCGTGAGTGGGGCGCGCGTTTCGAGCGTCAGTATGGTCGGATCGAGACCTACTACTTTTTAGGCGAGATCGGTGGGGCTGCCACCTGGCTGCTGCGCACCGAGATGGGAACCCTGGGCGCCGGCGGGGCGACGCTGGCGGTCAGCGAAGCCATTCGCTCTCTGAAGCCGGCAGCGGTGATCATGGTGGGGATCGCCTTCGGCCTGCGACCCGACGAGCAGCAACTTGGCGACATCCTGGTCTCGCGGCAGCTCATGAGCTACGAGCCGCAGCGCGTTGGCTCCGGCGCCCACGGTGAAATGGTTCTGGTGCCGCGTGGAGACCGCGCCACCGCCTCGCCGCGCCTGCTGAGCCGCTTCCGCGATGCAAAGCTAGACTGGAACGGGGCCGAGCCGCATTTCGGCTTGCTGCTGAGTGGCGAGAAGCTCGTCGATCATCCTGACCTGCTCAAGCAGTTGCTGGCCATCGAACCCGAGGCCATCGGGGGCGAGATGGAGGGTGCCGGCCTCTATGCGGCGGCCATGCGCGAGCGCTGCGAGTGGATCGTGGTCAAGGCCATTTGCGATTGGGGTGACGGTCATAAGCGCGAGAACAAGGCTGAGAACCAGCGCCGCGCTGCCGACAATGCGGCCCGCTTCGTGCTCTCTGTGCTTGGCAGTGGAGGTCTGAAGCCCTCCTAG